From Puntigrus tetrazona isolate hp1 chromosome 8, ASM1883169v1, whole genome shotgun sequence, the proteins below share one genomic window:
- the si:dkey-183p4.10 gene encoding midasin isoform X2: MDQNIADILNDAFKETETKFENLNFDDDAATTHTVNVPQHKLDMEEGNDLRESSGSDSDTDLEWTNREEGTKHCFENNRNFSLDEQSMKAGSALCGSWDDNDAVENKTQTQNQQLSFHEEDCRENDFELCEGIHKMSNEQAEDVNVLEMVLPEGTHYDLDTLSSTANESSTLKEEGMEPDRTGEHVPDDEQLNRFSGVQSTLQDWPVKSTPINRGEESQSIEEIKEFTEEDHEDHERNEEGLAEYPSDLSQSDSGDSSEGPEGGQSNHMDVKQAEVQAVGLGSSYETKNPEEFPYSVVTSREDYDVQKKDECMDPADMLTCVRNEDLYVETTTGKSEDDTLLQKDAELHSEISNIGESSDYGISENFQLKSIESQPDNDSDFSSDGDDYCKNQVSEDKNTPVQKQEHTFTKDFATDWHSIEHEAVDGVVKDILQLRKCNVSSILASQGTVIEGSTETDSYENISIVDSLNNKEYNSEHSEVSDTGENINTLLPGTFWSQDNLKLDEYDWEINGEEVICDEEDNYLKELENEEEVTERDWEKEKARIEAFNRYYESVEGEENKGRSHKVTFCLEPESSQYEEDSCSEEEPSTIGCISELHLPESSSIKQDQSNKEDSREPSHIRENSSVLLMDEDNMKLDDYDCNINEEVKTDSSMFGDDDHDFLEKLKIEIERDMKQEQARIDASNRYYEEDQSEATDRSHKVMLRFRQQSSQNEEDNDSSEQESNTEDDTASVLRTEDQSDSDEPNERRLYTGRYKVLPKAVQKADKQLKEQPKRNKCVVLLSSVLAASLATAVGVLSYWWATDSLDRIY; this comes from the exons ATGGATCAAAACATTGCTGATATTCTGAATGATGCATTCAAAG aaacagagaCAAAGTTTGAGAATTTGAACTTTGATGATGACGCAGCAACCACACACACCGTTAATGTACCTCAACATAAGCTAGACATGGAGGAGGGCAACGATCTCAGAGAATCCAGTGGATCTGATTCAGACACAGATTTAGAGTGGACAAATAGGGAAGAGGGAACTAAGCACTGTTTTGAGAACAATAGGAACTTCTCTTTAGACGAACAAAGCATGAAGGCAGGATCTGCGCTCTGTGGTTCATGGGATGACAACGATGCAGTCGAAAACAAGACACAAACCCAAAACCAGCAATTAAGCTTCCATGAAGAGGATTGCAGAGAGAATGACTTTGAGCTATGTGAAGGCATCCATAAAATGAGCAACGAACAAGCTGAAGATGTCAATGTGCTGGAAATGGTTCTACCAGAAGGAACTCACTATGATCTGGATACACTGAGCTCAACTGCAAATGAGAGCTCAACATTAAAAGAGGAAGGAATGGAGCCTGACAGAACTGGGGAACATGTTCCAGATGATGAGCAGCTCAATCGTTTTAGTGGCGTACAGTCAACATTGCAAGACTGGCCAGTAAAATCCACCCCAATCAATAGAGGAGAGGAGTCCCAATCAATAGAGGAGATAAAAGAATTTACAGAAGAAGATCATGAGGACCATGAGAGAAACGAGGAAGGTTTAGCAGAGTACCCTTCTGATCTGTCTCAAAGTGACAGTGGAGACAGCAGTGAAGGGCCCGAGGGTGGACAATCCAATCACATGGACGTCAAGCAAGCTGAGGTGCAAGCTGTAGGCCTAGGTTCGTCCTATGAGACAAAGAACCCAGAAGAATTTCCTTACAGTGTTGTAACATCAAGGGAAGATTATGATGTCCAAAAGAAAGATGAATGTATGGATCCTGCAGACATGCTCACCTGTGTCAGGAATGAGGATCTGTACGTGGAGACAACAACCGGAAAATCAGAAGATGACACATTGCTCCAGAAAGATGCTGAATTGCACAGTGAGATTTCAAACATTGGGGAAAGTTCTGATTATGGAATCTCTGAGAATTTCCAATTAAAATCCATTGAGTCCCAGCCAGACAACGACAGTGATTTCAGCAGTGATGGTGACGACTACTGCAAAAATCAAGTCTcagaagacaaaaacacaccTGTCCAGAAACAGGAGCACACCTTCACAAAGGACTTTGCTACAGACTGGCACAGTATTGAGCATGAAGCAGTGGATGGAGTGGTCAAAGATATCTTGCAACTACGGAAGTGTAATGTATCCAGCATTCTGGCGTCTCAAGGAACTGTAATAGAAGGTTCTACTGAGACTGATTCATATGAAAACATAAGCATTGTTGACTCTTTGAACAACAAAGAATATAACAGTGAACATTCAGAAGTTTCAGATACTGGAGAAAATATTAACACTTTGTTACCTGGGACGTTTTGGTCCCAGGACAATCTGAAGCTTGATGAATATGACTGGGAAATTAATGGAGAAGAAGTGATCTGTGATGAAGAGGACAATTACCTAAAAGAGCTGGAGAACGAAGAGGAGGTAACTGAGAGAGACTGGGAGAAAGAAAAGGCAAGAATTGAAGCATTTAACAGATACTACGAGTCTGTTGAAGGCGAAGAAAACAAGG GGAGAAGCCACAAAGTCACATTTTGTTTGGAACCAGAATCCTCTCAGTATGAGGAAGATAGTTGCAG TGAAGAGGAACCGAGCACAATAGGTTGCATCAGTGAATTGCATCTTCCAGAGTCCAGTTCAATCAAACAAGACCAAAGCAACAAAGAAGACAGCCGTGAACCCTCACACATCAGAGAAAATAGCAGTGTCCTTCTGATGGATGAGGACAACATGAAGCTTGATGATTATGATTGCAACATTAATGAAGAGGTTAAAACTGACTCAAGTATGTTCGGTGATGACGATCACGATTTCTTGGAGAAGCTTAAAATTGAAATAGAGAGAGATATGAAACAGGAACAAGCAAGAATTGATGCATCTAACAGATATTATGAAGAGGATCAAAGTGAGG CCACAGACAGGAGTCACAAAGTTATGCTCAGATTTCGCCAACAGTCTTCTCAAAATGAAGAAGATAATGATAG CAGTGAACAGGAATCAAACACAGAGGATGACACTGCCAGCGtcctgaggactgag GACCAAAGTGATTCTGATGAACCAAATGAGAGACGCTTGTACACAGGAAGGTACAAAGTCTTACCAAAGGCGGTGCAAAAGGCAGACAAGCAGCTGAAGGAACAACCTAAGAGAAATAAG TGCGTTGTGCTGCTGAGTTCAGTGTTAGCCGCGAGCCTAGCGACGGCGGTGGGTGTACTTTCTTACTGGTGGGCCACAGACAGCCTGGACCGGATCTACTGA
- the si:dkey-183p4.10 gene encoding midasin isoform X1 — protein MDQNIADILNDAFKETETKFENLNFDDDAATTHTVNVPQHKLDMEEGNDLRESSGSDSDTDLEWTNREEGTKHCFENNRNFSLDEQSMKAGSALCGSWDDNDAVENKTQTQNQQLSFHEEDCRENDFELCEGIHKMSNEQAEDVNVLEMVLPEGTHYDLDTLSSTANESSTLKEEGMEPDRTGEHVPDDEQLNRFSGVQSTLQDWPVKSTPINRGEESQSIEEIKEFTEEDHEDHERNEEGLAEYPSDLSQSDSGDSSEGPEGGQSNHMDVKQAEVQAVGLGSSYETKNPEEFPYSVVTSREDYDVQKKDECMDPADMLTCVRNEDLYVETTTGKSEDDTLLQKDAELHSEISNIGESSDYGISENFQLKSIESQPDNDSDFSSDGDDYCKNQVSEDKNTPVQKQEHTFTKDFATDWHSIEHEAVDGVVKDILQLRKCNVSSILASQGTVIEGSTETDSYENISIVDSLNNKEYNSEHSEVSDTGENINTLLPGTFWSQDNLKLDEYDWEINGEEVICDEEDNYLKELENEEEVTERDWEKEKARIEAFNRYYESVEGEENKGRSHKVTFCLEPESSQYEEDSCSSEEEPSTIGCISELHLPESSSIKQDQSNKEDSREPSHIRENSSVLLMDEDNMKLDDYDCNINEEVKTDSSMFGDDDHDFLEKLKIEIERDMKQEQARIDASNRYYEEDQSEATDRSHKVMLRFRQQSSQNEEDNDSSEQESNTEDDTASVLRTEDQSDSDEPNERRLYTGRYKVLPKAVQKADKQLKEQPKRNKCVVLLSSVLAASLATAVGVLSYWWATDSLDRIY, from the exons ATGGATCAAAACATTGCTGATATTCTGAATGATGCATTCAAAG aaacagagaCAAAGTTTGAGAATTTGAACTTTGATGATGACGCAGCAACCACACACACCGTTAATGTACCTCAACATAAGCTAGACATGGAGGAGGGCAACGATCTCAGAGAATCCAGTGGATCTGATTCAGACACAGATTTAGAGTGGACAAATAGGGAAGAGGGAACTAAGCACTGTTTTGAGAACAATAGGAACTTCTCTTTAGACGAACAAAGCATGAAGGCAGGATCTGCGCTCTGTGGTTCATGGGATGACAACGATGCAGTCGAAAACAAGACACAAACCCAAAACCAGCAATTAAGCTTCCATGAAGAGGATTGCAGAGAGAATGACTTTGAGCTATGTGAAGGCATCCATAAAATGAGCAACGAACAAGCTGAAGATGTCAATGTGCTGGAAATGGTTCTACCAGAAGGAACTCACTATGATCTGGATACACTGAGCTCAACTGCAAATGAGAGCTCAACATTAAAAGAGGAAGGAATGGAGCCTGACAGAACTGGGGAACATGTTCCAGATGATGAGCAGCTCAATCGTTTTAGTGGCGTACAGTCAACATTGCAAGACTGGCCAGTAAAATCCACCCCAATCAATAGAGGAGAGGAGTCCCAATCAATAGAGGAGATAAAAGAATTTACAGAAGAAGATCATGAGGACCATGAGAGAAACGAGGAAGGTTTAGCAGAGTACCCTTCTGATCTGTCTCAAAGTGACAGTGGAGACAGCAGTGAAGGGCCCGAGGGTGGACAATCCAATCACATGGACGTCAAGCAAGCTGAGGTGCAAGCTGTAGGCCTAGGTTCGTCCTATGAGACAAAGAACCCAGAAGAATTTCCTTACAGTGTTGTAACATCAAGGGAAGATTATGATGTCCAAAAGAAAGATGAATGTATGGATCCTGCAGACATGCTCACCTGTGTCAGGAATGAGGATCTGTACGTGGAGACAACAACCGGAAAATCAGAAGATGACACATTGCTCCAGAAAGATGCTGAATTGCACAGTGAGATTTCAAACATTGGGGAAAGTTCTGATTATGGAATCTCTGAGAATTTCCAATTAAAATCCATTGAGTCCCAGCCAGACAACGACAGTGATTTCAGCAGTGATGGTGACGACTACTGCAAAAATCAAGTCTcagaagacaaaaacacaccTGTCCAGAAACAGGAGCACACCTTCACAAAGGACTTTGCTACAGACTGGCACAGTATTGAGCATGAAGCAGTGGATGGAGTGGTCAAAGATATCTTGCAACTACGGAAGTGTAATGTATCCAGCATTCTGGCGTCTCAAGGAACTGTAATAGAAGGTTCTACTGAGACTGATTCATATGAAAACATAAGCATTGTTGACTCTTTGAACAACAAAGAATATAACAGTGAACATTCAGAAGTTTCAGATACTGGAGAAAATATTAACACTTTGTTACCTGGGACGTTTTGGTCCCAGGACAATCTGAAGCTTGATGAATATGACTGGGAAATTAATGGAGAAGAAGTGATCTGTGATGAAGAGGACAATTACCTAAAAGAGCTGGAGAACGAAGAGGAGGTAACTGAGAGAGACTGGGAGAAAGAAAAGGCAAGAATTGAAGCATTTAACAGATACTACGAGTCTGTTGAAGGCGAAGAAAACAAGG GGAGAAGCCACAAAGTCACATTTTGTTTGGAACCAGAATCCTCTCAGTATGAGGAAGATAGTTGCAG CAGTGAAGAGGAACCGAGCACAATAGGTTGCATCAGTGAATTGCATCTTCCAGAGTCCAGTTCAATCAAACAAGACCAAAGCAACAAAGAAGACAGCCGTGAACCCTCACACATCAGAGAAAATAGCAGTGTCCTTCTGATGGATGAGGACAACATGAAGCTTGATGATTATGATTGCAACATTAATGAAGAGGTTAAAACTGACTCAAGTATGTTCGGTGATGACGATCACGATTTCTTGGAGAAGCTTAAAATTGAAATAGAGAGAGATATGAAACAGGAACAAGCAAGAATTGATGCATCTAACAGATATTATGAAGAGGATCAAAGTGAGG CCACAGACAGGAGTCACAAAGTTATGCTCAGATTTCGCCAACAGTCTTCTCAAAATGAAGAAGATAATGATAG CAGTGAACAGGAATCAAACACAGAGGATGACACTGCCAGCGtcctgaggactgag GACCAAAGTGATTCTGATGAACCAAATGAGAGACGCTTGTACACAGGAAGGTACAAAGTCTTACCAAAGGCGGTGCAAAAGGCAGACAAGCAGCTGAAGGAACAACCTAAGAGAAATAAG TGCGTTGTGCTGCTGAGTTCAGTGTTAGCCGCGAGCCTAGCGACGGCGGTGGGTGTACTTTCTTACTGGTGGGCCACAGACAGCCTGGACCGGATCTACTGA